A stretch of the Leptospiraceae bacterium genome encodes the following:
- the ccrA gene encoding crotonyl-CoA carboxylase/reductase, translated as MSAQELLPIGKIPEIGNAPNKMYAQVIRSHRMGNPRLAFQIEIVSTPDIKDEEVLVAVMAAGVNFNNVWAAIGKPINVIEFRKANGSLEDFHIGGSDASGIVIQKGKFVKSVELGEEVVLHAGHWEMNDPWIQNGGDPILSATCKAWGYETNFGSFAQFTKVKEHQCLPKPKHLSWEEGATFMLSGATAYRMLTHWIPNDIKKGDVVLIWGAAGGIGVMAIQLVKEFGGIPIAVVNDEEKANFCKNLGATGVINRNHYSHWGQFNSDSLISNHHWKKEVIRFESELLDLTNGISPSIVIEHPGEKTFPTSIQVCKRGGMVVICGGTSGYAGSFDLNTLKDSQIRIQGSHFASTEECERLIELVSFKKIHPVVSQVFSFEETGLCHSLMWENKHLPGNMAIRIGASK; from the coding sequence ATTTCAGCTCAGGAACTTCTTCCGATAGGTAAAATTCCAGAAATCGGTAATGCGCCAAATAAAATGTATGCGCAAGTAATACGCTCACATAGAATGGGAAATCCAAGATTAGCATTTCAAATCGAAATAGTATCTACCCCCGATATTAAAGACGAGGAAGTTTTAGTTGCAGTCATGGCAGCCGGTGTCAATTTCAATAATGTTTGGGCGGCAATTGGAAAACCAATTAATGTAATCGAATTTCGAAAAGCAAATGGGAGTCTGGAAGATTTTCATATTGGCGGTTCAGATGCATCTGGAATCGTAATTCAAAAAGGAAAATTTGTTAAATCCGTTGAGCTAGGAGAAGAAGTAGTTTTACATGCAGGACATTGGGAAATGAACGATCCATGGATTCAAAATGGCGGTGATCCAATCTTATCCGCAACTTGTAAAGCATGGGGTTATGAAACAAATTTCGGATCCTTCGCTCAATTTACAAAAGTAAAAGAGCACCAATGTCTACCTAAGCCAAAGCATCTAAGTTGGGAGGAAGGAGCAACTTTCATGCTATCGGGAGCAACGGCTTACAGAATGTTAACTCATTGGATTCCCAATGATATAAAAAAAGGAGACGTCGTTTTAATATGGGGTGCAGCGGGAGGCATTGGGGTAATGGCGATTCAATTGGTCAAAGAATTTGGAGGCATACCAATAGCCGTTGTAAATGATGAAGAGAAAGCAAATTTCTGCAAAAATCTAGGTGCTACGGGGGTAATCAATCGTAACCACTACTCCCATTGGGGACAATTCAATAGTGACTCATTAATCTCAAATCATCATTGGAAAAAAGAAGTGATTAGATTCGAGTCAGAGCTATTAGATTTAACAAATGGAATTTCTCCTTCCATAGTCATTGAGCACCCTGGTGAAAAAACCTTTCCAACATCGATTCAAGTTTGTAAACGTGGTGGAATGGTTGTTATCTGCGGCGGAACTTCCGGCTATGCAGGATCTTTTGATCTGAATACCTTGAAAGATTCACAAATAAGAATACAAGGATCGCATTTTGCTAGCACAGAAGAATGTGAGCGATTAATTGAACTAGTGTCATTTAAAAAAATACATCCAGTTGTTTCTCAGGTATTTTCCTTTGAAGAAACCGGACTTTGTCACTCGCTAATGTGGGAAAACAAGCATTTGCCAGGAAATATGGCAATTCGAATAGGAGCAAGTAAATGA
- a CDS encoding acyl-CoA dehydrogenase family protein, with amino-acid sequence MIKSNYFSANFDMLLHFEKFIPWKELVPAYENNFFDARKYSETGNELYATAPNNLEEAVEYYRTILDAAGDVAGNFVSQHVKAMDLKGVEYKNGVVTHPKEMIDSVNKAKEAGIQAYGFQRKFGGLGLPFTLRALMGEIVYRVDTSFAIAFGCVNLGEILERIASKEMQNEWIPRMASGDFCAAMGLTEPNHGSDLPNITTKATKTSDGKWVLNGTKRFITQACGLGETPSIILTLARSGGAGARGLSFFLVQSKDIQIAGIEKKMGLHASPTCEIVFENTPGLLIGEEGYGLVRYTMGMLNGARMGIAAQGVGMATAAFEEAKIFASTRIQFGKPIEEIPAIKKMLRRMEREIMAMRCLTLEGGRTVDMYYWKMEHLREEGKTDKEISNNEEVRHWMKLADLLTPVSKYYCSEMCNRIAYDALQIHGGSGFTEDYDIARIYRDARITSIYDGTTQIQVMAAIGGIVSGMSATGHFRKYLLNELSLFSPSARIKSLFASLEEAISAYKDIKASEVRDSFSVELVEVATRVLAGIHLEKTASMLEEEDKAKRLKHADEFNIDSKSIALANISRMKEFANVETL; translated from the coding sequence ATGATTAAGTCAAACTACTTTAGCGCCAATTTTGATATGCTGCTTCATTTCGAGAAATTCATTCCATGGAAAGAACTTGTTCCTGCGTATGAAAATAATTTTTTCGATGCGAGAAAATATTCTGAAACGGGTAATGAACTTTATGCGACAGCACCAAATAATTTGGAAGAAGCAGTCGAATACTATCGAACGATTTTAGATGCGGCAGGTGACGTTGCTGGCAATTTCGTTTCGCAACATGTAAAGGCGATGGATTTAAAAGGGGTGGAGTATAAGAATGGAGTAGTCACTCATCCAAAAGAAATGATTGATTCCGTGAACAAAGCCAAAGAAGCCGGAATTCAAGCTTACGGATTCCAGCGCAAGTTCGGTGGTCTCGGTTTGCCTTTTACCCTGAGAGCCTTGATGGGCGAGATTGTATATCGAGTCGATACTAGTTTTGCTATTGCATTTGGATGTGTAAATCTAGGCGAGATTTTGGAAAGGATTGCATCGAAAGAAATGCAAAACGAATGGATTCCTCGAATGGCAAGTGGTGATTTCTGTGCGGCTATGGGGCTAACAGAGCCTAACCACGGATCTGATCTCCCGAATATTACAACAAAGGCAACGAAGACTAGTGACGGCAAATGGGTATTAAACGGAACTAAACGATTTATTACACAAGCCTGTGGACTTGGAGAGACTCCTTCCATTATTCTAACACTTGCTCGTAGTGGCGGAGCCGGTGCACGAGGACTTTCCTTTTTCCTTGTTCAAAGTAAAGACATTCAAATTGCAGGCATCGAAAAGAAAATGGGGCTTCATGCTTCGCCTACCTGCGAAATAGTTTTTGAGAATACTCCCGGACTTCTTATAGGCGAGGAAGGATATGGTCTTGTGCGGTATACAATGGGTATGCTTAATGGAGCGCGAATGGGAATTGCTGCACAGGGAGTAGGTATGGCGACTGCCGCATTCGAAGAAGCAAAGATTTTTGCCTCTACTCGAATACAGTTCGGAAAACCAATAGAAGAAATTCCTGCTATTAAAAAAATGCTTCGACGCATGGAGCGCGAAATCATGGCTATGCGTTGTTTGACTCTAGAAGGAGGACGAACTGTAGATATGTATTATTGGAAAATGGAACATTTGCGAGAAGAAGGAAAAACGGACAAAGAAATTTCCAATAATGAAGAAGTTCGTCACTGGATGAAGCTCGCGGATTTGCTTACTCCTGTCTCTAAATATTATTGCTCTGAAATGTGTAACCGTATTGCGTATGACGCATTACAAATTCATGGCGGATCTGGATTTACGGAAGACTATGATATTGCTAGAATTTATAGAGATGCAAGAATAACTTCCATTTATGATGGAACAACGCAGATTCAAGTAATGGCAGCAATTGGTGGAATTGTTTCAGGTATGAGCGCAACTGGACATTTTAGAAAGTATTTATTAAATGAGCTTTCTTTATTTTCACCGTCTGCACGTATTAAGTCTTTGTTTGCATCCTTAGAAGAAGCAATCAGTGCATACAAAGACATCAAGGCATCCGAAGTCCGCGATAGTTTTTCAGTCGAACTTGTGGAAGTGGCTACTCGAGTGTTAGCCGGAATCCATTTAGAAAAGACTGCCTCTATGCTAGAAGAAGAAGACAAAGCCAAACGTTTAAAACACGCAGATGAATTTAACATTGACAGTAAATCAATTGCACTTGCAAATATTTCTCGAATGAAAGAATTCGCGAATGTGGAGACGTTGTAA
- a CDS encoding PaaI family thioesterase has product MNEEESIHHKPSSVGQDWHHLNCFGCGPENSHGLHAEFPFHHETGEVRFKFTFEKFYEGAPGYVHGGILAALLDEAQGVTCFHAGHFVMTDQLFVKYDKACPLGEEVECRAWITIAKNKRLYTKATITSPLTGDVFATSKARWYNMKEKIFMRMFHRSPLKMERLKNILELNKKRGKELRKKLRKDLPQRRRKAEAKES; this is encoded by the coding sequence ATGAACGAAGAAGAAAGCATTCATCACAAACCAAGTTCAGTCGGACAGGACTGGCATCATCTCAATTGCTTTGGTTGCGGACCAGAGAACTCACACGGACTGCACGCAGAATTTCCATTCCATCACGAAACAGGCGAAGTAAGATTTAAATTTACATTTGAAAAGTTTTATGAAGGTGCGCCGGGTTATGTGCACGGAGGAATTCTTGCAGCGCTCTTAGATGAAGCGCAGGGTGTTACTTGTTTTCACGCAGGACATTTTGTAATGACAGACCAGCTCTTTGTGAAATACGATAAAGCCTGTCCACTCGGCGAAGAAGTAGAATGCAGAGCATGGATTACAATTGCAAAGAATAAAAGACTCTACACAAAGGCTACTATTACTTCGCCTCTCACGGGTGACGTCTTCGCTACATCCAAAGCGAGATGGTATAACATGAAAGAAAAAATCTTCATGAGGATGTTCCACCGTTCTCCCCTTAAGATGGAACGCCTAAAAAATATTCTTGAATTAAATAAAAAGCGCGGCAAGGAACTCAGAAAGAAACTAAGGAAAGACTTGCCGCAGAGACGCCGAAAAGCAGAGGCTAAAGAGAGTTAG
- the murC gene encoding UDP-N-acetylmuramate--L-alanine ligase, which translates to MKDKKPFFIGIGGSGMSSLAHILLDLKIEVKGYDKANTDTLRKLEMRGAKITHEPESVSLDSIDYVVFSSAVKETHPIFQKALDEHKTLVHRSELLHELFSRKFSIAVAGSHGKTTTTAMTGQILLEGTQRPAIMLGGEVGFLNDRGGKWDNGKWGVYESDESDGTFLNHKADIKIVTNIDNDHLDHYKTVENLHEAFAKFIHNKKSSTAIVYIGDSGVEAAIDLLEDQKNIIGYVESSRATSLAEKFPEIKIEPFEIFDNELSFYRNGTLRRIKLPFAGDHYLKNAFASLLATEIVGLEIDRILETLSQYNGVKRRLEHLGTLNNIHVYDDYGHHPTEILAVIQSIKRMRPVGAKCCIIFQPHRYTRTRDHYLDFAKALDDSDILFLLPIYSAGETPIEGIATELIYDNLTVKDRTILLTGDIERDIPIIRKYILTGDYLVSLGAGNVRDWAEKFLK; encoded by the coding sequence TTGAAAGACAAGAAACCTTTTTTTATTGGAATAGGAGGATCTGGAATGTCCTCCCTCGCTCATATACTACTCGATCTAAAAATTGAAGTCAAAGGATATGATAAGGCTAATACAGATACTCTGCGTAAATTAGAAATGCGTGGAGCAAAGATTACGCACGAACCCGAATCAGTAAGTCTAGATTCTATTGATTATGTAGTCTTTTCGAGTGCAGTAAAAGAAACACATCCTATTTTCCAAAAAGCACTTGATGAGCACAAAACACTCGTTCACCGCTCCGAGTTACTCCATGAATTATTCTCTAGAAAATTTTCTATTGCAGTGGCAGGCTCTCACGGAAAGACAACCACTACAGCAATGACAGGTCAAATTCTATTAGAGGGAACACAAAGACCTGCTATCATGCTTGGCGGTGAAGTTGGATTTCTAAATGATAGAGGTGGTAAATGGGATAACGGCAAATGGGGAGTATACGAATCCGACGAATCGGATGGAACTTTTTTAAATCACAAAGCAGATATAAAAATTGTCACAAATATCGACAACGACCATTTGGATCATTATAAGACAGTAGAGAATCTACACGAAGCATTTGCAAAATTTATACACAATAAAAAAAGCTCTACAGCCATTGTATATATTGGAGATTCAGGCGTGGAAGCTGCCATTGACTTATTAGAAGATCAAAAGAATATAATTGGCTATGTTGAATCGTCACGCGCAACATCTCTTGCAGAAAAATTTCCAGAGATCAAAATAGAGCCCTTCGAAATCTTCGACAATGAATTAAGTTTTTATCGAAACGGAACTTTAAGAAGAATTAAGCTTCCTTTTGCAGGAGATCACTATCTAAAGAATGCGTTTGCTTCCTTACTTGCAACAGAAATTGTAGGCTTAGAGATTGATCGCATTCTAGAAACTCTTTCGCAGTATAATGGTGTTAAGCGCAGGCTAGAGCATTTAGGAACTTTAAATAATATTCATGTTTACGATGATTATGGTCATCATCCAACGGAGATTCTCGCGGTCATTCAATCCATTAAAAGAATGCGACCTGTTGGTGCAAAATGTTGTATTATCTTTCAACCACATCGTTATACAAGAACAAGAGATCACTATCTAGACTTTGCAAAAGCGTTAGACGATAGCGATATCCTTTTCTTACTCCCAATCTATTCGGCGGGAGAAACGCCAATCGAAGGGATTGCAACGGAGTTAATCTACGATAACCTCACCGTCAAAGATCGAACGATCTTACTTACAGGAGATATCGAAAGAGATATTCCGATCATTAGAAAATACATTCTTACAGGCGATTATCTTGTTAGCCTCGGTGCGGGCAATGTGCGCGATTGGGCAGAAAAATTTCTGAAGTAA
- a CDS encoding UDP-N-acetylglucosamine--N-acetylmuramyl-(pentapeptide) pyrophosphoryl-undecaprenol N-acetylglucosamine transferase, which produces MRSIIIAAGGTGGHISPGIALAESLVDLKSEIGFENLFIHSLVRNKDNPDLRDSPCPVIWHNTPQISKNILTVPTLFAYNFLKTVYQFRKLKVDCVIAMGGYSSLPALLYATIFRKKIFLCEQNRVVGKVTRIFKRFADKIAFSFPPVNIEEFNPDSFKIPGNPLRKKIIPDSKMSAGKMQVVNKKEKLNVLVMGGSQGARQINNMVISSMNNPEIAKNFSFRLLTGTSLYDEAKAKSAKSADIISYSENMKTHYEWANLVIARSGAGVISECALYALPQILIPYPYAADNHQVANAKYFEDNASAWVLNQRDESNSKLMEILLSIAKNREQLVAITEKSLQCARVNAANNTVRYFFKE; this is translated from the coding sequence ATTCGTTCTATTATCATAGCAGCCGGCGGAACCGGCGGACATATTTCACCAGGCATTGCACTCGCTGAGAGTCTAGTGGATTTAAAATCGGAAATAGGATTTGAAAATCTATTTATTCACTCTCTCGTGCGTAACAAAGATAATCCAGATCTTAGAGATTCGCCTTGTCCTGTCATCTGGCACAATACGCCTCAGATCAGTAAAAATATTCTTACAGTTCCGACTCTATTTGCGTATAACTTTTTAAAAACTGTTTACCAATTCAGAAAATTGAAAGTAGATTGCGTGATTGCAATGGGAGGCTATTCAAGTTTACCCGCTCTTCTCTACGCAACTATCTTTCGAAAGAAAATTTTTCTATGTGAGCAAAATAGAGTCGTTGGAAAAGTAACTCGTATCTTCAAAAGATTTGCAGATAAGATTGCATTTAGCTTTCCGCCTGTCAATATCGAAGAGTTTAATCCCGATTCTTTTAAAATACCGGGTAATCCTCTTCGTAAAAAGATTATTCCTGATTCGAAAATGAGTGCAGGAAAAATGCAAGTAGTCAACAAAAAAGAAAAGCTAAATGTTCTAGTCATGGGCGGTTCACAGGGTGCGAGACAAATCAACAATATGGTCATTAGCTCCATGAACAATCCTGAGATCGCAAAAAATTTTAGCTTTCGACTTTTAACCGGCACTTCTCTCTATGATGAAGCCAAAGCAAAGTCAGCCAAGTCAGCGGATATTATCTCTTATTCGGAGAATATGAAAACGCATTATGAATGGGCAAATTTAGTCATTGCAAGATCTGGTGCGGGAGTGATTTCTGAGTGCGCGCTATATGCACTTCCGCAAATTCTAATTCCATATCCGTATGCCGCTGATAATCACCAGGTGGCTAATGCAAAGTATTTTGAAGACAACGCCAGTGCCTGGGTTCTCAATCAAAGAGACGAAAGTAATTCCAAGCTAATGGAAATACTTCTAAGCATTGCAAAAAATAGAGAGCAGCTAGTTGCTATAACCGAAAAATCTTTGCAGTGTGCCAGAGTCAATGCGGCTAACAACACAGTTAGATATTTTTTTAAAGAGTAA
- a CDS encoding FtsW/RodA/SpoVE family cell cycle protein, translating to MIKLLKEWFKKFIVIGKNPIDLPLVYVILILLLVGISALFSGSAVTAHKLTEDPYFFLKKQAVWLGVSFTFFLIFANVPYRIFQHYAVYLIVLSIILLILVFIPGLSKTVKTQSGRNFHRWIGFGPLQIQPSEFCKIAVLIYLSAFFVKLNHIHEKTAKTYLIPGAALGIILVLIMLEPALGTTLQITSMILALIFLNGFPVKKLVLGFLSATPLILFLIYRVGYWRKRIEVWLNPYSDKDGDGFQLYSSFRAFMESGWFGNQISTSHSHRSLPYNHTDFILATFVQDYGFIGFLVLLSLFTFLIVRGFSLVRRVNEPFGFLLGSGIVLMISIQIIINLFVVTGLFPITGISLPFMSYGGSSLLTVMISLGILINITKKEHIT from the coding sequence ATGATAAAGCTACTAAAGGAATGGTTTAAGAAATTTATCGTGATTGGAAAAAATCCAATCGACCTACCTTTAGTCTATGTAATCTTAATTTTACTTTTAGTTGGAATCTCTGCTCTTTTTTCAGGCTCAGCGGTTACCGCTCATAAGCTGACAGAAGATCCTTACTTTTTTTTAAAAAAACAGGCAGTCTGGCTTGGAGTCTCTTTTACATTCTTTCTTATATTTGCAAATGTTCCTTACCGAATCTTTCAACACTATGCAGTCTATTTAATCGTGTTATCCATTATCCTCTTGATTTTAGTTTTCATACCGGGACTTAGTAAAACTGTAAAGACTCAGTCGGGTAGAAATTTTCATAGATGGATTGGATTTGGTCCACTGCAAATACAACCGAGTGAGTTTTGTAAAATTGCAGTTTTAATTTATCTCTCTGCATTTTTTGTAAAACTAAATCATATTCACGAAAAGACAGCTAAAACCTATTTGATTCCGGGTGCGGCGCTTGGAATCATTCTCGTATTGATAATGCTCGAGCCTGCTCTTGGAACTACTCTTCAAATTACTTCGATGATCTTAGCGCTTATTTTTCTAAATGGATTTCCTGTAAAAAAATTAGTCCTTGGATTTTTATCTGCGACCCCTCTCATCTTGTTTTTAATCTATCGGGTGGGCTATTGGAGAAAAAGAATTGAGGTCTGGTTAAATCCATACAGTGACAAAGACGGAGACGGTTTTCAATTGTATTCTTCTTTTCGTGCCTTTATGGAAAGTGGATGGTTTGGAAATCAAATTTCTACCAGCCACTCACACAGGTCGCTTCCTTACAACCATACAGATTTTATTTTAGCAACCTTTGTCCAAGACTATGGCTTTATTGGATTTCTAGTATTGCTATCTCTGTTTACTTTTTTAATAGTGAGAGGATTTTCTCTGGTAAGACGAGTAAACGAGCCATTTGGCTTCTTATTAGGATCGGGAATAGTTCTTATGATAAGTATACAAATTATCATAAATCTATTTGTAGTAACAGGGCTATTCCCAATTACTGGAATTAGTCTCCCTTTTATGAGCTATGGCGGCTCTTCTTTACTAACTGTCATGATCTCACTTGGGATTCTAATAAATATTACGAAGAAGGAACATATTACGTGA
- a CDS encoding phospho-N-acetylmuramoyl-pentapeptide-transferase — MFQYIYDLFGSDVGFFRIFNYVTFRALMAGLTSMFLSFFLGKRIIAYLYGLKFSETVRTDGPVTHAVKAGTPTMGGLMIISTLVLSVALWGNLKNLNLILLTTFSFLFSMLGFRDDYEKAILKIKGGMRSRVKFGLSILIAFAFCSIFFFLTGASHTEGKGVAFTLTDLFLPFIKGPVINLGLLAIPFSIIVIIGSSHGVNLTDGLDGLATGTAMIATITLAIIAYASGTPIAANYLNIPYLQGAHEYSVFLSALAGALLGFLWFNTHPAEVFMGDTGSLFLGATLGMVAVMLKKEFLLFILGGVFVMEAVSVMLQVGSFKLTGKRIFKMAPIHHHFELMGIKETKIVIRFWIIGVILALFALSTLRIQ; from the coding sequence ATGTTTCAATATATCTATGATTTATTTGGCTCAGACGTTGGCTTTTTTAGAATCTTTAACTATGTAACCTTTCGAGCTCTCATGGCGGGGCTAACATCCATGTTCCTCTCTTTCTTTTTGGGCAAGCGAATCATTGCGTATTTATATGGACTAAAATTCAGTGAAACAGTTAGAACCGACGGACCTGTAACACATGCCGTAAAAGCGGGAACTCCTACCATGGGTGGACTCATGATTATCTCCACGCTTGTATTATCCGTAGCTCTCTGGGGAAATTTAAAAAATCTAAATTTAATTTTACTGACTACGTTTAGTTTTTTATTCTCTATGCTTGGATTTAGAGACGACTATGAAAAGGCAATTTTAAAAATCAAAGGTGGAATGAGAAGTAGAGTTAAATTTGGATTATCCATTCTAATTGCATTTGCCTTTTGCTCCATTTTCTTTTTTTTAACAGGAGCTTCGCACACAGAGGGAAAAGGAGTCGCGTTTACTTTAACTGATTTATTTCTTCCTTTTATCAAAGGTCCTGTGATTAACTTAGGACTTCTTGCAATTCCCTTTTCGATAATAGTAATTATTGGAAGTTCTCATGGGGTCAATCTCACTGACGGATTAGATGGATTAGCCACAGGAACAGCCATGATTGCAACGATTACACTTGCCATTATCGCCTACGCCTCAGGAACTCCAATAGCTGCCAATTATCTAAACATTCCCTATTTACAGGGTGCTCATGAATATTCTGTATTCTTATCCGCACTCGCCGGTGCCCTACTCGGTTTTTTATGGTTTAACACACATCCCGCAGAAGTATTCATGGGAGATACGGGCTCTTTGTTTTTAGGGGCAACTCTCGGAATGGTAGCTGTAATGCTTAAAAAAGAATTTCTGCTCTTTATTCTAGGCGGAGTATTTGTAATGGAAGCAGTCAGTGTGATGTTACAAGTAGGATCTTTTAAACTCACCGGAAAGAGAATTTTCAAAATGGCACCGATTCATCATCATTTTGAATTAATGGGAATCAAAGAAACCAAGATTGTAATTCGATTTTGGATAATAGGTGTAATCCTCGCCCTATTCGCACTTTCAACGCTTCGGATTCAATAA
- a CDS encoding UDP-N-acetylmuramoyl-L-alanyl-D-glutamate--2,6-diaminopimelate ligase encodes MLISELTQKIKLISLLSGNPEANIAYIQSDSRKLEEDDIFCLYENFGEKSSEYLQDALKKKVKTILIRKNSQYLTEAKSFSNIIISQQDPMQVHGYLASLLKDEPSKKCKIIAITGTNGKTSMTYILNDIFSRENKNCGIIGTIETRYANRVIQTGYTTPDASTLNEVLADMVKEEIEYVFMEASSHGLKLGRLNGLQIFGALFTNLTQDHLDFHKTMADYLKSKFILFKLLARSVHKNTFAAISTESAGSDKMLALIKKAKLKINLLQFGKGKDFEGKIKSLSLRGIEFDFKEKGSGQIDFTTNLLGNFNFLNVSLAIVAARAMGLELESIRNTVGNLIPVNGRFQIVYNSKKTRVAIVDYAHTPDALLNVLKSIQEIPHSKVICVFGCGGDRDKTKRPIMGKIASSLADMVIITSDNPRSEDPEEILDDIQAGFPKKFTSFLRIANRRQAILRGIEILPDEGLLLVAGKGHETVQIIGNKREDFSDARELMEAFQHDEKSRR; translated from the coding sequence ATGTTAATCTCAGAACTAACCCAGAAAATAAAACTCATATCATTACTCAGTGGCAATCCAGAGGCAAATATTGCTTACATCCAATCCGATAGCCGCAAGCTTGAAGAGGATGATATTTTTTGTCTCTATGAAAACTTTGGAGAAAAATCGAGCGAGTATCTACAAGACGCCCTGAAGAAAAAAGTAAAAACTATTCTGATACGTAAAAATAGTCAGTATTTAACAGAAGCAAAAAGTTTTTCCAATATAATCATAAGCCAACAAGACCCAATGCAAGTCCACGGTTACCTTGCTTCTCTTTTAAAAGATGAGCCTTCCAAAAAATGTAAGATCATTGCAATCACGGGGACAAATGGAAAAACCTCCATGACTTATATCCTAAACGATATATTCTCCCGCGAAAATAAAAATTGCGGAATCATTGGAACGATTGAAACTAGATACGCAAACAGAGTAATTCAAACCGGCTACACAACTCCTGACGCAAGCACTCTAAACGAAGTCCTAGCCGACATGGTCAAAGAAGAAATCGAATATGTATTCATGGAAGCAAGCTCTCATGGATTAAAGCTAGGTCGATTAAACGGCTTACAGATATTTGGCGCACTATTTACAAATCTTACACAGGATCATTTAGACTTTCATAAGACAATGGCAGATTATCTAAAGAGTAAATTCATACTTTTTAAACTACTTGCCAGGTCTGTGCATAAGAACACGTTTGCTGCAATTTCTACTGAATCAGCAGGCTCCGATAAGATGCTTGCTTTAATAAAAAAAGCAAAACTTAAAATCAATTTGCTTCAATTCGGAAAAGGAAAAGACTTCGAAGGCAAAATCAAAAGTCTATCTCTACGGGGAATTGAATTTGATTTCAAGGAAAAAGGAAGCGGGCAAATTGATTTCACAACTAACCTACTCGGAAATTTCAATTTTTTAAACGTATCTCTTGCAATCGTTGCAGCCCGTGCCATGGGATTAGAATTAGAATCGATTCGTAACACAGTAGGAAATCTAATTCCTGTCAATGGAAGATTTCAAATCGTATACAATAGCAAGAAGACAAGGGTGGCTATTGTGGATTATGCGCATACACCAGACGCGCTTTTAAACGTATTAAAAAGCATTCAAGAAATTCCACACAGCAAAGTAATTTGCGTTTTCGGTTGTGGTGGAGACAGAGACAAAACCAAACGGCCTATCATGGGTAAAATTGCTTCAAGCCTTGCCGACATGGTTATCATTACATCGGACAACCCCAGATCAGAAGACCCGGAAGAAATTCTAGACGATATACAAGCAGGCTTCCCGAAAAAATTCACTTCTTTTCTGCGAATTGCAAATAGAAGACAGGCTATCCTTCGCGGCATAGAGATATTACCCGATGAAGGACTTTTACTTGTTGCAGGAAAAGGACATGAGACAGTGCAAATCATTGGAAACAAAAGAGAAGACTTCAGCGACGCGAGGGAATTAATGGAAGCCTTTCAACACGACGAAAAAAGCAGGAGATAA